From the genome of Scleropages formosus chromosome 22, fSclFor1.1, whole genome shotgun sequence:
GAGGCCTTTCTAATGGACAAATGGGAAGTGTCCCTGTAAAATCAGCCCTACTGATAAAAGGGGGGAAAATGTGTATgcgcatgtctgcagctattcgtgtgatgaacattggttcatacggtggaaaaaaaacaaaaactctacttaagaatcacgtctgcaactatgtctctccttttcctaatgtaatgaacacattgtatttttgatgagatgtacgttgctttggagaaaactgtctgacaaatgaatacatgtaaatgtatttaaatgtctGAAAGAGAAACTATGCATTTGCCAGGGTAGGTGATGCTTTCTGGGTTTAGGCATGTGAAAATGTCAAGTCagatattaaatgtatttttctttttttattagtgTTTTAAGACAGacataaatatacaataatgaGTGCACAGCAAACCAGCACACACTTTGGTGAAGTTGCCGAATCCCAAAGCCACCCATATATCATAACCACACTAAAACTATAAAgaagaacagaaataataataataataataatgaaaaatagatGAATATATTGTGACAAAAACTTCAGGTAGACACCcagataaaaagaaatgaagacagaggacaaagaggagaaggagataatgaagaagaaaaatatgaaagtcaTTGTaacacaaagtaaataaattacaaacagTACTTAGGataatacaatatattaaatgtaagtATTATGACACAAAAAGTATATCTTAAATTTAGGAATAGTAAGTAATATGAATGAGAGATTTGACAAATAGATTGCATAGTTCAATACTGCACAATTTCAGGAGTGCAGTGGGAATGGAAAAAAGTGGAATGGAACAAAGAAGAAAGATAGCatcaataaataaagataataataaatgtagcaggcacttttctgcaaagcaacttgtcAAAGTtcagctacttagaattatttacccatttagacagctgggcagttttactgaagcaacgTAAGGTTGTTCAGCGGTATGACAgatagaggtgagattcaacctgtaacctttgggtccagatcAGAAGCACCACTCCTGTATTATACATATCTAACATCAGTTGTGCATTTGTAAGAGAAATTAACTCTTTTTTCGGTACGTCCGAGAGGTTCTGTGTGTGaagaaatgtttacatatatacacgTGTGCGTAGTTACTCTCTAAGGCTTTCCACTAGAAGAAGAGACTAATGGCACAGCACCTCCTTGGAAACTCCATGCTGGCCAGACATTGGTGGGGGTGTCACACACTTGGGATCAGGGGCTCTTTATGCAAACACATACAAAACGAGGACTGCAAAGGGGATTTATATCTCATTATGTGCAAGCAGAAGGAGGTGGACTTACACAAACGAGCACACATACTCAGACCACTCAGATAATGCTACTGACACtacctctctctctttgtcgctcacacatacacacatcctCCAGCCTCAGACAGAGTCTCTCTGTCAGCACCGGAATCTCATCTGCTGTTTCAAGTTGTGATGGTGAAGCCCATACAAGCCTGTTCTTCTGGGCTTCAGTTTGGGCTAAACGGTGTCCCActtgtgtctctctgtctgcccGCTTCTAGTCTCTCAAACGGCAGCTGTGTGCAATACATGGGGGGCTTTGTTTTCCCAGACACCTGTGCAGGACATCATTTCACAGTAAGGGAGCAATTCTTGGGtgcaaaaaaattgttacagtaatCATTTCCATGTTTAAATCCCACACGGGGCCATTCCTCCATGTGCACATTAATTCAAGGCCTATGAGCCTCtttgtataatattatataaactAATACTatcatggggcagctggtgacaTAGCTGCCTAGCACTAGAAGGACCcaagtttaaatcccagctgctgcagtagcacccttgaacaaggtacttcctATAAAACTGCTCccgtaaaaactacccagctaaaaactgatgtgtaaatcagtgtcatAGATTAATAGTACAAGTCACGTCTGTAGACTGTGGTGAAAAACAAGAGTTGCTGTATTCGCTTGGCGGACCTTCAGTGACGTCACCTGGCCTTCATCCATGAAGCCTTTCTGGGACATGATCATGTGTCcctgggaaaatatttttttactcattatGAATTTCAGCTTTTCACTCACTTTTGGAAATAATTGAGCTGATGTACTCATGGTTTAAGGGATGTCATTTTGCAGTTTGATGATGGCGCTCTCCCGGGTTCCAGCAGTCAGCTGCTCTGAAGCATGTGAGAAGGAAGCTGCAGAACTGATTGATCTCTGAGCTACAATAGAAATATGATGAATGCATAAACTACAGATAGAGCATGAAGTAGGCAGCTagcatcatttttttctgtgtaatttcTTGCCCTTTCTCCTTCCTCAAGATCAGTTTTCTCTCTCCTGTATTTATCAAGCCCGAAATGGTCTCTGTCTGAGTTCCGCTGCCTTCcttactgttctcactgtacAGCTGGGGATTCCAACTCTGGTCTTCCAGGTTTTCACTTAATCTTAGTCTGGGTGACTATAGACCTCTGTGTGTGCTTCCATATGTCTGAGAGCTTAttttatggtgtgtgtgtcactaTTTTACAGAAGCAGATCAGCCCTCTGTAATTCTGGCGCTGCTTTGATCTACATCTGTAGTTATCCTTAGGTTCCTGTCCACCTCCTACTTCCCTTTgccatttctttgtgtttttacctTTTGTTTATTCTAATAATAACGAAATATGACAGTGAGTTGTAAGATTAGCAAGTAGCAAAAGGGATGCAGAGCAAAGcctttacagtaaaatgtgtgaACATATAGCAGGGATCAGAAAGGCAGTGACACTAACATGCGatcagtgtgtgtatacaccTTTCATTGCGTGTTTTTCCTTCATAGGTCTTCCTGTGAattgttaattgtttatttttgatgaGATGTACGTTATTTTGACAACTGTGCATACACTGAAACCCTTTAACACTTGAGTTTCTCACCTTGTTGAGAGCATGTTGGTTAACCATTTCTCAAACAGAATTAAATGCCATCTATTTCAagagaagggggtgtggtggtgcagtgggtttggccactTAATGTTACATCTGAGTAACATTAAGGGAGCAccagaatttgaacctgggcccaCTTGATGTGTACACCAATGCTCCAGGCAGCTGATACTGTAGTGGTCAGTGCTGATGTCTTTGAAGCAAAAGGTTgctgtttgaatctcacctactgctgtactatccttgaacaaggtacttaccctatattgctccagtaaaatcatccagctagatggatgggtaaataattccaagtttctttggggaaaagtgtcagctaaacaaatatcTCCCCCCCATGGAATGCTCTACCCACAACTGGTTAAACTTTTCAACTGGTTTCCTCCTAGTTAagagacaagtgtttcaggaaAACTGGCcagtctaaattgcccattgtgtgtgcaactatgtgagtgagtgagtgggtaAATGAATGGCttccctgcaatgaactggtatCCTGTCTTTGTACCCCTGCTAGCCTAGCAACCCGTGATTCTGGGATAAACAAGTAGTTAAGGAAGTGAGTTGAAACTGATGGTTGTAATTGGCTGAGACTGTTGGTGTGGTACAAGTAGGAAGTTACATAGAGTACTGCAGTCAGTTTTGTTATAAAAGCATACATTAGCAGTCACTGTTTCCAGGGTAACATGGAAGTAAATATACTACATTTAGCTAGACTGATATCTCAGAGGGGAAAACTTGGGTTTGAGACTCCAAGTGTGCATCTCAGTACAAAACCATCTGCAACAAGTAACAGATTCAAGCCATTTTATAGAACAGCTGCTGTAGAAGTATAATGGCTGCATAACCAGCAAAATGTTGTTGTACTGAACAATAAGTTAATTAGTTGAAGAAAGACATTTTAACAAGCTGTAGAAGTTTAACACTCTTACTTGAGGGCTGAGTGTTAAGTCCCATAGTACTGTAATCGGTTCCTGCccactatatttacatttacttatttaacagacacttttctccaaagtgacttccaatgaaatccatgtagtgttatcagcccacacaccttattcaccaaggtgacttacactgctagatacactacttaccatgggtcactcatccattcatcagtggaacacacacacacacacacacacacacacacacacacacacacacacacacacacacacactcttgtcactcacacactataagtGAACCTAAATAGCACgcctttgcactgtgggaggaaatcaaagcacccgaaggaaacccatgcagacacggagagaacatgcaaactccacacagactgagcgggattaAACtaatgtcctctcgcaccacccaggcgctgacatagcagcactactcactgtgccacccgctAGGCGGAACCATTTCCAAATCTGCCActaggttttaaaaaaaaaaaaaaaaagttgtgattTTACTATGCCCTATATTTCCTCAAGAAAATTACTCCatggcatattttaaaataaaatagtaaaatttAACAATACACTTCACTGTTATACTAATATTGGGAGTgtgggggcgcagcgggtttggccatgGCGCGCTgtgtgacaggtctggggttcaagccctaccTGGCGTGCTTTGCAGCGGACTAATGTCCCATCTGCGGTGTGtaccttccccctccggccttgcgccccgtgttgccgggctaggctctggtttgacgcgaccctgcttgggaaaagcggttgtAGATATTGTCTGTTACACTGATTCACTGTGTGTACTTTAGCGTAATAGAATAAAATCAGACTTGCAACTTTAAGCAAATGAGTCTTCTACCTGAATTCTGAGACTGAGCAAAATGCATGACTTTAATCGATGTCACTACAACCTCTAACTTCaaagattaaaatgttttgctgttgaATAAGTAAAACTTCTCCAtataccctgtgatggactgacatcctgtccaggctgtaccaTGCTTTGTACCTGTGCTTTCTCCAACAgcctccagaccactgcaacatTGCTGTGGACAAATAAGTGataaaagcagaaggaaaaaaggaattCCCACAAAGGGTTAAGCTCTGAAAACAGACTTCATGAATATGTagacttttcaaaaatgttgtaTAGGTGTGAGGTGCATTGATGAAAGGCAGGGAAGGGGAAACGTCAGACTATGTACAGGAAAATTAAGTTATCGAATCCCCACCACTTAGCCCCTTGAGTCCACAGTTTGAGCAGTTTCAGTTTAAAGCAATTTTAATATGGACCAAAATGACATgacatattttcaaaacaaaacaagatatacgtttatcttttttaaactttatttcaaATTCGGTCTCCCCTCCGCTTCATTTGCAATTTATAATTCAAGCCCAAGTTCCCTTCAGAAAACACTACAATCACATGCATGCATAACTCAAATTACAGCAACCGTGTCATTTACACAGGAAAATTACAAATGTATGAAAGCAATATTCCATTACTGtatgttaaaacaaaaatgcaagtCTTCTAGGAGGGAAAATGCATGTGAGAATTTACTTGAATTTTTAGTTAAACTGGCTCAAACAGATAAAATTGTTGGATATATCAAGAATCAATTCTTTATTAACCCAACATGAGCTCTGCACAGCTGTTAACACAACCGATGCACAAAAGAGGGAGCTGTATTACTGTCCCCATTTACCAACACAGATCAGGGGAGTCTACAGTAAACTCTGCCTCATATCCATACTGATTTGTCataaaaatcttgtttttgagagggggggaaaacaaaaaaaaaaaaaaaaaactaccaacTAAAGCCTTTAATGGtggcaaaaatgcaaaaaaatacaaaacagaaatccaggaataattgttttaaaaaagagcaCTGAATTTCCACTGAATGCACccaccattttttctttttttaaagcccaTCACCCTTCATACATTATATCTATGCTCCCAGTTAACGGAACAGCGGAAGGAGCCTGGTGCTTCAAATGAAACCGTAGACAAGCCACTTGAACTACATGAAGGCAGAGAGTTAGAGCAAACTGCATGTAGTTTCCATATGTTgtatacttgtgtgtgtgtgtgtgtgtgtgtgtgtgtagctgcaaTATGAATGGGTGGGTGGATACTGGTCTGCACACTCACAGTGCATCCAGCAGGCTGTCAATGCGATTGATCAGCTCCTGCCTCTTGCTGGCCAGTGACTTCTCATTCTCAATGTAGGCCTCCTTCTTCACTTTGCCTGCCACCAGCCGCTCCGCCTCTTGACAGGAACGGCACACCAGCTCCTTCACTTGGCTGTCCAGCTTTTGCACCTCGGCCACCTGAGGAGTGTGGGTCCATGTTCATCATCTTAgtcatttagttatttattcattatgttgACACTTCAACAAAGTGAGCTACAGTGTTATGTTACATGCAACAATTaatgcatttacacagcaggataatATTCGCTGGAGCAAATATTGATGCGTACCCTTATGAAAGGCAATGCTAAATTTATTAATGTGCAATTTGTACAACTTCATGACACTGCTGAATGTATACAAACAAATTAGCACACAAGTAGTTATCGACACTCATTCTGTTACTCAGGCTCCTGatatccatttttttcatgaatcTGGTGTGTAACTATTAATACCATCTATCAGTTCAGATCTTCCTATCTCTTCTCTCATATCCATTCCGAACCCGTGAGATTCGGTCCAACATGATAACCAAGACTGCGTTCAAAAATTGTACCAAGTGCCTATGTGAGGGAAAGACACACTGCATACCCACACTCACAGCTCCCTTCTGACACTCTGCATCTCACTTTTATACTCATGTTTGTGGTTGCATCCTTCAATTCTGCACCATTGTGCAATAATTTCCTGTAATTCTCTTCCTTGAAATGTCATAAATTCCATACATGCATCTCTGAGGaatttgtgggggggggtgggggcgtaATTTAATTTCAACCTAAAGGGGTTGGGGGTTGAAGCCACACCAAGCACTGCGCTGCTAGTGCTTACTGATCCTATGCTTATGTGCCATGGTCTCTTGAAACTGACAGTTGCCAGGGCACAAAGGGGTGATTTAACAATGGATTTATCCCAATAATTAGGGAAGCCAAGCTAAAACCCACCTTGTCTGCCAGATCGGAGCCCTCGACTTTGAGCCGGGCTTGTAAAGAGGAGATGTCATTGGTGAGGGTGCGGTGCTCCGCTTCCATGGTCTTGCGGCCACCATTGAGCGCACCAGTGTCTCGCGACTGCTTGTAACGGTTCACCACGTCATTCATGTGGCGGTACAGGCCTAAGCGCTTGTTGACCAGCGTCAGcacctgctctgtgatggaggCCACCTTCATTCGCACCTCAGCAGCAGGGTCCTAGGAAGTAGAACAAACAGAAGTGGTTGGACGAAAGAATGATATGGCAGTTTAATGGCACAGATCAACCAAACACCTGCAGGGTCACCAGAAAATGCAGTACCTTGGTGATAGAGAAATCCAGGCGCACATAGATAATGACGGTGAAGAACATGATGTAGAAGGCTCCAACCACTAACAGTGGCTCCTGCAGCATCAGAATTTTATTGAAGGTGTAGTGAATCTAAGAGACGAGACAAACACGCTGCTTAAGCAAATTTCTGTCAGTCcaatacattaacatttgtttagcagacacttttctccagaattctatgtagtgttattagcccacacaccatattcaccaaggtgacttacactgctagatacactacttaccatgggtcactcatccatacatcagtggaacacacacacagtcactcacacactatgagtgaacctgaacagcacgtctttgcactgtgggaggaaaccagagcacccgaaggaaacccatgcagacacagggagaacatgcaaactccacacagactgagcgggatcaAACtaatgttctctcgcaccacccaggcgcggacatagcagcactactcactctACCACCCGCAAGGCGGAACCATTTCCAAATCGGCCACtaggttaaagaaaaaaaaattcctctcaAGTTGTGATTTTACTATGGCCtatattttctcaaaaaaattactccatggcatattttaaaaaagttcaattTAACAATATGCTTCACGTTACACTAATATTAGGGGATGcggggggcacagcgggtttggccatggctcgctgtgtggcaggtctggggttcaagccctacttgAGGTGCTTTGCAGCAGACTAATGTCCCGTCCAGGGTACATCCCTTCCCcatttttgcactgtgggaggaaacccacgcagacacggggagaacacgtaaactccacacagactgagcggggattgaacccacgtcctctcacaccactgaggtgctgtgagacagcagcactactcgctgtgccaccacgccagCAGTTGCAATTCTATGCCACTCCCCTTGAACCTCTtccaaaatgaaatgtgtgagaCAAAGTTTATTCTGACCAGTGTTCCAATACAGGATGGCTGATCATTATTAACTCCAGCCACAGTACTTCCATGCATACAggaattttaattacatttacaacaaCATTGTCATACAAAGCCCCTCCCCTCTTACTACATTTCGTCAACTATTCCCTTTGGCTCACCACCACATCTTGGATGTGCTGCTCAACCAAGTTGCTCTTTGTGGCCACAAGCACAGGGCGGCCAAAAGTGTCCAGATAGGTGTAATGCAATTGGTCAGGCTCACGGTCAATCTGGTAGGGTGTGTCTAAGTGGATATTCCTAAAGtagagagggagaagaaaaacaacaatcaataaaataaaaaataatatagacAGGAACAGTCCAATCTATGAGATATCCTTACCTTGCCCCTTCAGGAAGAATGATTTTGACAGTAAGATGGTCAATGACTTGGTCATCATAAACATGGTCCACTAGACGCATCTTCAGAGCGTACTGATCACCTAAAATAAGAGTTTCCAGAAGGCAAGGAAGAagttgagtgtttttttttttttaagccgaTATACAAATATCATTGATTCAAGGTACAAAATACTAAAATGCCATGGATAAGTTAGGAAACTCACCCAGAGTATACAGGTACTCGTAGCTCGGCAAGTTGTAACCAATGATGTAATGGGTCTTCCAGCCACCGAAGAGAGGGAAGCGAGGCCGCACCTCTACTTCCACAGCATCTTCCAGAACCAGGAGGTGGGAGGTAGAAATATTACCTATCTCATCCCGGTAGTAGACATCCTGTGCAGATGCTGGAAGGATGGTctgacaaaaacagcacagggtgagccaaaaacagaaaatgtctgATCATAAATGTACCATGCTGAAGTAATTAATGGCCACATACCTTAAAGGATTTTATGGAGGAGATGCCGCTGTCAGACTGCCGCTGGTAATCGTAGCGTGAGAAAGGCCCCTTTAGAAAAGCTCCTGTATGTCTCAGGTCTATGGTCTCTTCTACCGCAATATTACCCCAGTGAGAAACCTCGATGGTGCGGGTAATACTACTGATGGTAAGGAAGGGACTGTTGTTTTCATAGTGGATTTTCATGGGGTCCTGCACAGTAAATAAATCTTTGttactttaatttctgcatATATGTGCCgtatataaacaaaaatatttaatctgaCTCATTTGCACAAGCAAAACTGTTCATGCTTGTCTTGCAAAACTGATTTTCAGAATTACCAGAAATTTTTAAGGGTGTAGCACAGGTATCTTCAATCTGTTTATCAGGTGAAAAATAATTCAAACCATAGCCCTCTGGGTACTTTTGAATCTTTTAGCAGCCACAGATGTGGCTCAATTTGTCCTCAAACATATTTTGGTCACACCCGTTAGCCTATTTTtgattttctaataaaattcaGCTCTCTTAAGTGTTGACCTTCTTCCACTCTTCAAGagatcaaaataaaaactgtaaactgaAACACTTTAAAGACCACAAGGAAAATTACCTGGCTGAAGGGAGGAATGTCCTGGAAGGGGCCGAACTCGATTATCTCATCACTCTTGCTGGGATTGCCCAGCTTGGTATAGCTCTCCACATTTTTTGAGGCGAGCCGAACACGGGTGGTCTGGCTGGTAGTAAGGTAGGGCGAGTACAAGTAATGGTTGCCTTGGAAGACCACAAGCTGCCGTTCAGCCTGGGTGATGTGGGTGGGAAAGGGCCGCAACACATGGCTCAGAACAGTTTCTACTTGCAGACGCAGTTTACTGCCTCCTGCCAGTCCGGACAGCAGCTGAACTTCAAAAAACTTTCCACTGCAAATAAGTGAGGTTAAGGTTAGGCTACAAAACATACTGTGGGCATAGCATTTCTTGTTTACATCATGCTTATTTGGCTCAAGAGTCTCCTGTGCAACTTGACAGTAATGCCCCTGGTGCAAATTCtacattacaaaaattactggaGTGGGCTGGAGGAGGTAAACTAACCAACTAATGAAAGTGTAAATAGACTGCACAGAACCTATAATCAACATCTGCTTTATACTACAGATACATTTGGTTTATTTCCAGTAATGTTCTTGGATATACATCAATCAAAAACATCTAAGAACAAGAGTTGTTGGTTCCATGAAAAGGCTTGCCATTGAACGcccatatattcatttagctgatgcttttctctaaagcgacttacaatgttaaggtacttatttactcatttataaacatcggtaattttactgggacaatttaggataagtacctcactcacgggtactacaaccagagctgagattcaaacctgtggccaTTTggtaaaaaggcagcagctctaaccagtacactaccagctgtcccaaactTCACCTGATTTCCTCAAGTGAAGTGTGCAGATATACAAGTTAAACAAAGTCATTTTGTAAAAAGCTGCAACAGATAaccacacacatcacacaatTATGAACTTTCACCTTTGGCCTTTAAGTGAGGTTTCTTTCAGCTCCAAAGAGCCATCCTTTTCTTCTTGACCACTCGCCTGATAGAgacaaacacatacattcaAAGACGACCATTAAGAACAATACTTCTGCGATCTTCGTACAC
Proteins encoded in this window:
- the rpn1 gene encoding dolichyl-diphosphooligosaccharide--protein glycosyltransferase subunit 1 encodes the protein MSRTLICFAVSCWALLFTAGLLCTQTAEGSLVNEEVKRTVDLSTHLAKITTEVLLSNPGRSTVNSFVVALEPELAPHLAFIGVTASGQEEKDGSLELKETSLKGQSGKFFEVQLLSGLAGGSKLRLQVETVLSHVLRPFPTHITQAERQLVVFQGNHYLYSPYLTTSQTTRVRLASKNVESYTKLGNPSKSDEIIEFGPFQDIPPFSQDPMKIHYENNSPFLTISSITRTIEVSHWGNIAVEETIDLRHTGAFLKGPFSRYDYQRQSDSGISSIKSFKTILPASAQDVYYRDEIGNISTSHLLVLEDAVEVEVRPRFPLFGGWKTHYIIGYNLPSYEYLYTLGDQYALKMRLVDHVYDDQVIDHLTVKIILPEGARNIHLDTPYQIDREPDQLHYTYLDTFGRPVLVATKSNLVEQHIQDVVIHYTFNKILMLQEPLLVVGAFYIMFFTVIIYVRLDFSITKDPAAEVRMKVASITEQVLTLVNKRLGLYRHMNDVVNRYKQSRDTGALNGGRKTMEAEHRTLTNDISSLQARLKVEGSDLADKVAEVQKLDSQVKELVCRSCQEAERLVAGKVKKEAYIENEKSLASKRQELINRIDSLLDAL